The Corallococcus soli genome contains a region encoding:
- a CDS encoding polysaccharide biosynthesis protein, with translation MKSSAKVEGLSSAAGSTLPVEGVTRSSPWLCSLRMLLVDAVLITGALYFAALLRFDGVLPPDARAALPRALALLLVVRGVALVWLGLHRWSFRRSGINEALRLVMANVAASIVFEFLRLVFFVDSLPGQVVALEFFATTTLLGIHRFAPRMARQWYQEQRRARDDGAQRTLIVGAGSAGDLLLRDLMRGPSSPWHVIGLVDDDPGKQGTFLNGKPVLGVLDALPELMKRHRVTQVLIAIPRLSPERTRHLLSLCRHQSVSFKIIPASFAYLDEKITAAMLHDLSPEHLLPRDAVSFDHEEVHRLVTGRRILVTGGAGSIGSEITRQVAGHSPASLVVVDINENELYLLVRQLQSRYPGLPVSSIVADIRDQDRMMRIGQQYRPQYVFHAAAHKHVPLMEDSPEEAIKNNVFGTQNVARMADACGAERFVLISTDKAVMPSSVMGASKRLAEMVIRNIAAKSRTVFCAVRFGNVLGSAGSVVPLFKQQIQAGGPITVTHPDCTRYFMIIPEAVGLVVLAGLGGYGELCILDMGEPVRIAELAANMITMAGLVPDKDIPIVYTGLRPGEKLEETLLSDEEELTQQVRDRVKVARSPAPPPDFELQLLRLDRASRVGDVHGVKLALQDLIPSYTPSKMPGSAPVEVVLPKAVVLPPQVMGARVSSVPMGA, from the coding sequence ATGAAGAGTTCCGCGAAGGTCGAAGGGTTGAGTTCCGCCGCTGGCTCCACGCTGCCCGTCGAGGGCGTGACACGCAGTTCGCCCTGGCTCTGCTCGCTCAGGATGCTCCTGGTGGACGCGGTGCTCATCACCGGCGCGCTCTACTTCGCGGCGCTGCTGCGCTTCGACGGCGTGCTGCCGCCGGACGCGCGGGCCGCCCTGCCGCGGGCGCTGGCCCTGCTGCTGGTGGTGCGCGGGGTCGCGCTCGTCTGGCTGGGCCTGCACCGCTGGTCCTTCCGCCGCTCCGGCATCAACGAGGCGCTCCGGCTGGTGATGGCCAACGTCGCCGCCAGCATCGTGTTCGAATTCCTCCGCCTGGTGTTCTTCGTGGACTCGCTGCCAGGCCAGGTGGTCGCGCTCGAGTTCTTCGCCACCACCACGCTGCTGGGCATCCACCGCTTCGCGCCCCGGATGGCGCGGCAGTGGTACCAGGAGCAGCGCCGCGCGCGGGACGACGGCGCCCAGCGCACCCTCATCGTGGGCGCGGGCAGCGCGGGGGACCTGCTGCTGCGCGACCTGATGCGCGGCCCCTCCAGCCCCTGGCACGTCATTGGTTTGGTGGACGACGACCCCGGCAAGCAGGGCACGTTCCTCAATGGCAAGCCGGTGCTCGGCGTCCTGGACGCGCTCCCGGAGCTGATGAAGCGCCACCGGGTGACGCAGGTGCTCATCGCCATCCCGCGCCTGTCGCCGGAGCGCACCCGGCACCTGCTGAGCCTGTGCCGGCACCAGAGCGTCAGCTTCAAGATCATCCCCGCCTCGTTCGCCTACCTGGACGAGAAGATCACCGCCGCGATGCTGCACGACCTCAGCCCGGAGCACCTGCTGCCCCGCGACGCCGTCTCGTTCGACCACGAGGAGGTCCACCGGCTGGTCACCGGCCGCCGCATCCTCGTCACCGGCGGCGCGGGCTCCATCGGCAGTGAAATCACGCGCCAGGTGGCGGGCCACTCCCCCGCCTCGCTGGTGGTGGTGGACATCAACGAGAACGAACTCTACCTGCTCGTGCGCCAGCTCCAGTCGCGCTACCCGGGGCTGCCGGTGAGCTCCATCGTCGCGGACATCCGGGACCAGGACCGGATGATGCGCATTGGCCAGCAGTACCGGCCGCAGTACGTGTTCCACGCGGCCGCGCACAAGCACGTGCCGCTGATGGAGGACTCGCCCGAGGAGGCCATCAAGAACAACGTCTTCGGCACGCAGAACGTCGCGCGCATGGCGGACGCCTGCGGCGCGGAGCGCTTCGTCCTCATCTCCACGGACAAGGCCGTCATGCCCTCGTCGGTGATGGGCGCGTCCAAGCGGCTGGCGGAGATGGTCATCCGCAACATCGCCGCGAAGTCGCGCACCGTCTTCTGCGCCGTCCGCTTCGGCAACGTGCTGGGCTCCGCGGGCAGCGTGGTGCCCCTGTTCAAGCAGCAGATACAGGCCGGCGGGCCCATCACCGTGACGCACCCGGATTGCACCCGCTACTTCATGATCATCCCAGAGGCCGTGGGCCTCGTGGTGCTGGCGGGGCTGGGCGGCTACGGCGAGCTGTGCATCCTGGACATGGGCGAGCCCGTGAGGATCGCCGAGCTGGCGGCGAACATGATCACCATGGCGGGCCTGGTGCCGGACAAGGACATCCCCATCGTCTACACGGGGCTGCGCCCGGGCGAGAAGCTGGAGGAGACGCTGCTGAGCGATGAGGAGGAGCTCACGCAGCAGGTCCGTGACCGCGTCAAGGTGGCGCGCAGCCCGGCGCCTCCCCCGGACTTCGAGCTGCAACTGCTGCGGCTGGACCGGGCGTCGCGGGTGGGGGACGTCCACGGCGTGAAGCTGGCCCTGCAGGACCTCATCCCCTCGTACACCCCGTCGAAGATGCCGGGGAGCGCCCCCGTGGAGGTCGTCCTCCCGAAGGCCGTCGTCCTCCCGCCGCAGGTGATGGGGGCGCGCGTCAGCTCCGTGCCCATGGGCGCCTGA
- a CDS encoding histidine phosphatase family protein: MTTEFILLRHGETEWNALGRLQGHLNSSLSREGLRQADALSARLATLSFQALYSSDLDRAVQTAARIATRTGHDVRQDPRLRERGLGILEGLTRAEARERHPEVFATYAAGGPDDVIPQGESSAGRLLLARQCLEELGARHPDARVVVVTHGGLLSSLLRDCLGIPPATPRAFSVLNASWNQFDLQAGALRLVTWGDVNHLRGLSLDDT; this comes from the coding sequence ATGACGACCGAGTTCATCCTCCTGCGCCACGGCGAGACGGAGTGGAACGCCCTGGGGCGCTTGCAGGGGCACCTGAACAGCTCGCTGAGCCGTGAAGGGCTGCGGCAGGCGGACGCGCTCTCCGCGCGCCTCGCCACCCTCTCCTTCCAGGCGCTCTACAGCAGCGACCTGGACCGGGCGGTGCAGACGGCGGCCCGCATCGCGACCCGGACGGGCCATGACGTCCGTCAGGATCCGCGCCTGCGCGAGCGCGGGCTGGGCATCCTCGAAGGGCTGACGCGCGCGGAGGCCCGCGAGCGCCACCCGGAGGTCTTCGCCACGTACGCGGCCGGCGGACCCGACGACGTGATTCCCCAGGGAGAGAGCAGCGCCGGGCGCCTTCTCCTGGCGCGCCAGTGCCTGGAAGAACTCGGGGCCCGCCACCCGGACGCCCGCGTGGTGGTGGTGACCCACGGAGGCCTGCTCAGCAGCCTCCTGCGCGACTGCCTGGGCATCCCTCCGGCCACGCCGCGCGCCTTCTCCGTGCTCAACGCGAGCTGGAACCAGTTCGACCTGCAGGCCGGGGCGCTCCGGCTGGTGACCTGGGGGGACGTGAACCACCTGCGGGGGCTCAGCCTCGATGACACCTGA
- a CDS encoding winged helix-turn-helix domain-containing protein: MRTPTTPGLGPPAVFVGRAQEVRRLGEMLRRVHAGVVYGLPGAGKSALVAAVAARHRGPVVHRRVLPGDTLDTVVDDVRRLLREAPVAQALSDASRLEDLARELDAHRALCVLDDLHVLGPLERVVLVEDLGGRLRKGALLATSRESVPRHASSPDRVELRLDGLPEEAARLLWRQLGSLYGNRDGFEEAWSRSRGLPFLLRRAHAGDTGGEEPVRAALAALPADERRLAAVLALSEMPLDAGALAAVLPGSAAEESLRRLGARLLVETDARGRHGVHDLVREALVSLLTPDEANAAHASLLEVLEREPLPAVVRVRAVCRHLQALGRHDARAAFIVAQGEALVRHGAADELLSLLDSLPEALRTPEVRLAHARARVRLLDLRRAYPELLALRASLEALDGTPGSEALREGVGTVLVRVALFSLEPEACERTLEAMPVPGSAEVFLQQLLALTALRFFQGRLDEALAMLDGAAAASGGAESGGDRRVLGWCAYARALMLWIEGRDSELAEPLAQCVSLLEDAPLDSRGPLVAAMSAGILSRLGRFTEAEAALASARERLGQLGAPRLALELDCIAAWVRGELGQRRAALAALWETEVRAERAGYLFVRLLCRVGAGRMLLELGRRAEGQALLDAVEAEVRTRGVLGLLRAVQVARTLDVPGPQAPPVTVEPREVRPGIAARQRALAAWGAARQGDSVRATGLLAALEPMATGADFALERALGHLARAALHRHAGRAKEAEAALEQAARTAAEGEVDPELIPELSRVLTATPAADAGPPVGAADAVVLDAKRHELRALGRVVSLERRALPRRLLYALARQPGRTLSKEDCVRAMWNADYDPRLHDNSLRVHVSHVREMLEGTGTRVVFEDPGYRLEVAGGFTFVAE, encoded by the coding sequence ATGCGCACGCCAACCACCCCCGGGCTCGGTCCACCCGCCGTCTTCGTGGGCCGCGCCCAGGAGGTGCGCCGGCTGGGGGAGATGCTCCGGCGCGTGCATGCCGGGGTCGTCTACGGCCTGCCGGGGGCGGGCAAGTCCGCGCTGGTGGCGGCCGTGGCCGCGCGCCACCGGGGCCCCGTCGTGCACCGGCGCGTCCTGCCCGGGGACACGCTGGACACGGTGGTGGACGACGTGCGCCGCCTGCTGCGCGAAGCGCCGGTGGCCCAGGCCCTGTCGGACGCGTCCCGCCTGGAGGACCTGGCACGGGAGCTGGATGCGCACCGCGCGCTGTGCGTGCTGGACGACCTGCACGTGCTGGGGCCCCTGGAGCGCGTGGTGCTGGTGGAGGACCTGGGGGGCAGGCTGCGCAAGGGCGCGCTGCTGGCCACCTCGCGCGAGTCCGTGCCCCGGCACGCCAGCAGCCCGGACCGCGTCGAGCTGCGGCTGGATGGCCTGCCGGAAGAAGCGGCGCGCCTGCTGTGGCGTCAACTGGGCTCGCTGTACGGGAATCGGGACGGCTTCGAAGAGGCATGGAGCCGCTCGCGGGGGCTGCCCTTCCTGCTGCGCCGTGCCCATGCGGGCGACACGGGCGGGGAGGAGCCGGTGCGCGCGGCGCTCGCGGCGCTGCCCGCGGACGAGCGGCGGCTGGCGGCGGTGCTGGCCCTGAGCGAGATGCCGCTCGACGCGGGCGCGCTCGCGGCCGTGCTGCCCGGGAGCGCCGCGGAGGAGTCGCTGCGACGGCTGGGCGCGCGGCTGCTGGTGGAGACGGACGCGCGGGGCCGGCACGGCGTCCACGACCTGGTGCGCGAAGCGCTCGTGTCGCTGCTCACCCCGGATGAAGCGAACGCCGCCCACGCGTCCCTGCTGGAGGTGCTGGAGCGCGAGCCCCTGCCCGCGGTGGTGCGGGTGCGCGCCGTCTGCCGTCACCTCCAGGCCCTGGGCCGTCATGACGCGCGCGCGGCCTTCATCGTCGCCCAGGGCGAAGCGCTGGTGCGCCACGGCGCCGCGGACGAGCTGCTGTCCCTGCTGGACTCGCTGCCAGAGGCGCTGCGCACGCCGGAGGTGCGGCTTGCGCACGCCCGCGCGCGGGTGCGGCTGCTCGACCTGCGCCGGGCCTACCCGGAGCTCCTGGCGCTGCGGGCGTCGCTGGAGGCGCTGGACGGCACGCCAGGGAGCGAGGCCCTGCGCGAGGGCGTGGGCACGGTGCTGGTGCGGGTGGCCCTCTTCTCACTGGAGCCGGAGGCGTGCGAGAGGACGCTGGAGGCGATGCCGGTGCCAGGCAGCGCGGAGGTGTTCCTCCAGCAGCTCCTGGCGCTGACGGCGCTGCGCTTCTTCCAGGGACGCCTGGACGAAGCCCTGGCGATGCTGGACGGCGCGGCGGCGGCGTCCGGCGGCGCGGAGTCCGGAGGGGACCGGCGCGTGCTGGGGTGGTGTGCCTATGCCCGCGCGCTGATGCTGTGGATTGAAGGCCGCGACAGCGAGCTGGCGGAGCCGCTGGCCCAGTGCGTGTCGCTGCTGGAGGACGCGCCGCTCGACTCGCGAGGCCCGCTGGTGGCCGCCATGTCCGCGGGCATCCTGAGCCGGCTGGGCCGCTTCACCGAAGCGGAGGCCGCGCTCGCCAGCGCCCGGGAGCGGCTGGGGCAGTTGGGAGCGCCCCGGCTCGCGCTGGAGCTGGACTGCATCGCCGCGTGGGTCCGGGGCGAGCTGGGGCAGCGCCGGGCCGCGCTCGCGGCGCTGTGGGAGACGGAGGTCCGGGCGGAGCGCGCGGGCTACCTCTTCGTGCGGCTGCTCTGCCGGGTGGGCGCTGGCCGGATGTTGCTGGAGCTGGGCCGGCGCGCGGAGGGCCAGGCGCTGCTGGACGCGGTGGAGGCGGAGGTGCGGACGCGCGGCGTGCTGGGGCTGCTGCGGGCCGTGCAGGTGGCGCGCACCCTGGACGTGCCGGGGCCCCAGGCCCCCCCCGTCACCGTGGAGCCGCGCGAGGTGCGCCCGGGCATCGCGGCCCGCCAGCGCGCCCTCGCGGCGTGGGGCGCGGCGCGGCAGGGGGACTCCGTGAGGGCCACGGGCCTGCTCGCGGCGCTGGAGCCGATGGCGACAGGGGCGGACTTCGCGCTGGAGCGTGCGCTGGGGCACCTGGCCCGGGCGGCGCTCCACCGGCACGCGGGCCGGGCGAAGGAGGCGGAGGCGGCGCTGGAGCAGGCCGCGCGCACGGCGGCGGAGGGCGAGGTGGACCCCGAGCTGATTCCGGAGCTCTCCCGCGTCCTCACGGCCACGCCCGCGGCGGACGCCGGGCCCCCGGTCGGCGCGGCGGACGCGGTGGTGCTGGACGCGAAGCGCCACGAGCTGCGGGCGCTGGGGCGCGTCGTGTCCCTGGAGCGACGGGCCCTGCCGCGCAGGCTGCTGTACGCGCTGGCCCGACAGCCGGGGCGCACGCTGTCGAAGGAGGACTGCGTGCGCGCCATGTGGAACGCGGACTACGACCCGCGGCTGCACGACAACTCGCTGCGCGTCCACGTCAGCCACGTGCGCGAGATGCTGGAGGGCACCGGCACGCGGGTGGTGTTCGAGGACCCCGGCTACCGGCTGGAGGTGGCCGGGGGCTTCACCTTCGTCGCGGAGTAG
- a CDS encoding putative metal-binding motif-containing protein, which yields MRRTWAVVSLVGGLMLGGCGASNSPQDAGPLVDAGTSGDAGSPDDGQTAEALPCERTLGVCAGARRAQVDGVYEPVCTALSYGAAYEAQETRCDGVDNDCDGVTDPPARWSKVASLTEASTRANVSSLRVADGVLVAAFSSAGVARVTRMDEALAPLETTEVPVAVVTPESFSTMRSQLLATSRGPALYYSSSDGLPDNTRGFLIPLDAQGRPKPGPQGGMVLFDHPTRLVSSDVALSADGSRVFMAWKEASNHSWGARELRGTVTDLDGQTVSGARVLMRAQLSEESWLGHMDVLALRDGGFLVMVIEEVGPLDGGQLRLQRFDSDLQPLGAERSFPPGSGTQTALVDLGAAAGGPDASVAVVVRELDGVHATLSMVKNLFAGGAPELLATTTSKEITWFDATATSRGLQVAWLSVYRQPPSGGDDLFDWRGHFWSQSPGGAPTNWTPSPGPLPLHRFAQWVLLEELSESWMGAFVMTSTQDPAAHELQAVRYCAP from the coding sequence ATGCGAAGGACGTGGGCGGTGGTGTCGCTGGTGGGCGGCTTGATGCTCGGCGGATGCGGGGCCTCCAACTCCCCGCAGGACGCGGGCCCCCTGGTCGACGCGGGGACTTCGGGCGACGCGGGCAGCCCGGATGACGGACAGACCGCTGAAGCGCTGCCGTGTGAGCGCACGCTGGGCGTCTGCGCGGGGGCCCGGCGCGCCCAGGTGGACGGCGTCTACGAGCCGGTGTGCACGGCGCTGTCGTATGGCGCGGCGTACGAGGCGCAGGAGACGCGCTGTGACGGCGTGGACAACGACTGCGACGGGGTGACGGATCCTCCCGCCCGGTGGTCGAAGGTCGCGTCGCTGACGGAGGCCAGCACCCGGGCCAATGTGAGCAGCCTCCGCGTGGCGGACGGGGTGTTGGTGGCGGCGTTCAGCTCGGCCGGGGTGGCCCGGGTCACGAGGATGGATGAGGCCCTGGCGCCGCTCGAGACCACGGAGGTGCCCGTGGCCGTGGTCACTCCGGAGTCCTTCAGCACGATGCGCAGCCAGTTGCTGGCCACCTCGCGTGGGCCCGCGCTGTACTACTCCTCGTCGGACGGGCTGCCGGACAACACCCGGGGCTTCCTCATTCCGCTCGATGCACAGGGGCGTCCCAAGCCCGGGCCGCAGGGTGGCATGGTCCTCTTCGACCATCCCACGCGTCTGGTGTCCAGCGATGTGGCCCTGTCGGCGGACGGCTCGCGGGTGTTCATGGCCTGGAAGGAGGCTTCCAACCACTCCTGGGGGGCTCGCGAGCTTCGTGGCACGGTCACGGACCTGGATGGCCAGACAGTCTCCGGAGCCCGGGTCCTGATGCGGGCCCAGCTGTCGGAGGAGTCCTGGCTGGGCCACATGGACGTGCTGGCCCTTCGCGACGGTGGCTTCCTGGTGATGGTCATCGAGGAGGTGGGCCCCCTGGACGGGGGACAGCTCCGGCTCCAGCGCTTCGACAGCGACCTGCAGCCCTTGGGGGCGGAGCGCTCCTTCCCTCCGGGATCCGGAACCCAGACCGCGCTCGTGGACCTGGGCGCGGCGGCGGGGGGACCTGACGCGTCCGTGGCCGTGGTGGTGCGCGAGCTGGATGGGGTGCACGCCACGCTGTCGATGGTGAAGAACCTCTTCGCGGGAGGTGCTCCGGAGCTCCTGGCCACGACCACCTCCAAGGAGATCACCTGGTTTGACGCCACGGCGACGTCACGGGGCCTCCAGGTGGCCTGGCTCTCCGTCTACAGGCAGCCGCCGTCGGGCGGTGATGACCTGTTCGACTGGCGTGGCCACTTCTGGAGCCAGTCGCCCGGCGGTGCTCCCACGAATTGGACGCCCAGCCCCGGACCACTGCCGCTGCACCGGTTCGCGCAGTGGGTCCTCCTGGAGGAGCTTTCGGAGAGTTGGATGGGGGCCTTCGTGATGACCTCCACGCAGGATCCGGCAGCGCACGAACTCCAGGCCGTCCGCTACTGCGCGCCCTGA